Proteins encoded by one window of Paenibacillus urinalis:
- a CDS encoding ATP-binding protein translates to MFAVKNILLQILLAGITPLLFSLFIGRMRSPIHDLNSSPISKTTERHLLLACIISMVFCVVFSTTLFDSLYLNLDTLAVSLAILYGSTSAGLFVSIFSALLFVFTTDLWNDPLIFLQSGILLYPILLVLAKRFKQEGLEGKRKLFLIPFALFAMISMAAAFASYFAKADSVQIDFILYSLVYSLLSLGTGLAIIQFTELQFVQQALASEIEAKRRQFMHHSHLNKQLLNTIPVSVVAFDVDGRIVNMNERMLDDLRRRNPGMNQESDMIGKRIESIVGQEHGSRVTERIRTASKSGEISSEYLNVGPYIFHTLISPVRDPYEGSLIGSSLVLQDITELENLRNELAHVERLSLVGQMAASITHEVRNPMAVVRGFLQLMHERSPRSLDHYYRIVMEELDRANGIITDFLSLAQNRIVEKEEVHLHDIIHDMLPLLMADANMRGQSVKLNLSERIPKYHLNSKEMKQLILNLARNGMEAMDNKGTLYIETSCEQNRILLKVIDEGPGIPPAVQEKLFEPFYTTKSKGTGLGLALCRGIAERHNAAIQVDSGDGRGTIFTVVFKL, encoded by the coding sequence GTGTTTGCTGTCAAGAATATTCTGCTGCAGATCCTGCTGGCAGGAATTACGCCACTTCTCTTTTCGTTATTTATTGGACGCATGCGCAGTCCTATTCATGACTTGAATTCGTCTCCTATTTCAAAGACTACTGAGAGACATTTGCTGCTGGCATGCATAATATCCATGGTGTTCTGTGTTGTTTTCTCTACGACTTTATTTGATTCCCTGTATTTGAATTTAGATACACTCGCTGTTTCGTTGGCAATTCTTTATGGAAGCACTTCGGCGGGTCTATTTGTGTCGATTTTTAGTGCGTTATTGTTTGTATTTACAACGGATTTATGGAATGATCCTCTGATCTTTCTTCAATCCGGTATTTTGTTGTATCCTATTTTGCTCGTGCTGGCAAAGCGTTTCAAGCAAGAGGGACTGGAAGGCAAAAGAAAGCTGTTCCTGATTCCATTTGCGCTCTTCGCAATGATCAGCATGGCTGCAGCGTTTGCTTCATATTTCGCCAAGGCAGACTCGGTTCAGATTGACTTTATTCTATATTCTCTTGTTTACTCGCTCCTGTCTCTAGGAACAGGACTGGCCATTATTCAATTCACAGAGCTTCAGTTCGTGCAGCAGGCGCTTGCCTCCGAGATTGAAGCGAAACGCAGGCAGTTCATGCACCATTCCCATTTGAACAAGCAGCTATTGAACACGATCCCTGTCTCGGTCGTCGCTTTTGATGTCGATGGGCGAATTGTGAACATGAACGAGCGAATGTTAGACGATCTGCGCAGAAGGAATCCCGGTATGAATCAGGAGTCCGATATGATTGGCAAGCGCATTGAATCGATCGTTGGACAAGAACACGGGTCACGAGTAACAGAGAGAATCCGAACTGCTTCAAAGAGTGGAGAGATCTCTTCAGAGTATTTGAATGTCGGACCTTATATTTTCCATACATTAATCTCACCGGTCAGAGATCCTTATGAAGGATCCTTGATTGGAAGCTCACTTGTGCTGCAGGATATCACGGAGCTGGAGAATCTCCGTAACGAGCTTGCACATGTAGAGAGGCTCAGCCTTGTTGGACAAATGGCTGCCAGTATCACGCATGAAGTCAGGAATCCAATGGCAGTCGTAAGAGGCTTTCTGCAATTAATGCATGAGAGAAGTCCGCGGTCACTTGATCACTATTATCGGATTGTTATGGAAGAATTAGACCGGGCAAACGGAATTATAACGGATTTTTTGTCCCTCGCTCAGAATCGGATCGTTGAGAAGGAAGAGGTTCACCTGCATGATATTATCCACGATATGCTTCCGCTGCTAATGGCTGATGCGAACATGAGGGGGCAGTCGGTTAAGCTTAACTTGAGCGAAAGGATACCTAAATATCATCTGAACTCCAAGGAAATGAAGCAGCTGATCTTGAATTTGGCACGTAACGGTATGGAGGCTATGGACAACAAGGGAACACTCTATATCGAGACATCGTGTGAGCAGAATCGAATCCTGCTTAAGGTCATCGACGAAGGTCCGGGTATTCCGCCGGCAGTCCAAGAGAAGCTGTTCGAGCCTTTTTATACGACCAAATCGAAGGGCACCGGTCTCGGACTTGCGTTATGCCGGGGTATTGCTGAGCGGCATAACGCCGCCATTCAGGTGGACTCTGGTGATGGACGGGGCACGATATTTACCGTTGTTTTTAAACTGTAG